TCAGACTTTTGAAAACTGGTCTAGCCAAGATTCCCAACGTGCTGCAACAGCCCGCACCAGACGTGGACATTCTGCAATTCACGCCTGCCGGCCCGGTTCTGGCGGTACGCCCATATTGCAACAATCAGCACTACTGGCAGGTTTATTTCGACGCAAACCGGCTGATCCGCGAATCGTTCACCGAAGCCGGATATCCGGTGCCGGAGCAACACTACGTGGTTCGTAGTGAAAGGGAACCGATCGCGTCCGCAATCAGCGCCCCGGCTGCTTGATGCGGGCAAGTCAGACCTGCTTGAGAAATATTGTTGCTGCTTGGCAACAAGAACCGGAAAACAGTAATCCATCGAGGAGGATCAGGACTGCACCGTGATGGAGTGACCCTATCCGTCGCTTGGCCGAATTCGCATACGCTCCCGGGCGAATGCTTCTCGTCTTGGCGCTTTTGTCCAGTGTCGCGATAGCGGCCGTCAGCCACAAAAAGGTACTGAAGCGCATCGTCGCGCCCCTCCGTTCCAATCCTTTTCTGCAAAAGCGTGTGGTGCCGTGTCATCTCGGCGCGTCGAGTTGTAAAGCTTTTGACGGCGTGCGAGCGGAAACATTGATATTGGAACCTGAAAGGGTGCCCATAATCGAGGACCCCTCGCGAATCGTGACCATGCAGGTTCGAGCGTTACACAGGGCCCCCTTCGCGCATCATTGGATAGAGATCGAAACTTCAACGGGCAAAGTAACGCTTGGCTTCGGCCCCGCAACCTTGCCATTCATCGACGCGGGGCAGATCTCTCTGCAGGACAGCTATGGCAATATCGAGCGGATTTCGGGAATGCACCCTCTCCCCGTCCTGGGTATGCCACCGCTAAATTATCGCTATGCGAAGGCGCCTGGTGAGGGGCACCCGTCAGGAAAACCGATCCGTCTTAGTCTGGCGAAGGCAGACACGCTGGTCGAGAGAGTGGGCCATGCACGCTTCGTAGGGCCATACATTCCGATTTTCCATGACTGTCGAACGTTCGTGTGTGCAGTGCAAGCGGCTGCACAGGGACGCTCTTCCGTGCCATGCTATTTGCTGCTCAAAGGGTACTGGTGAGCATTCCGGAAATCTTCATGTTCGACCTCACCGTGGAGCAGGTGAACTGGATGGTGCGAAAGGGGGGACTCGAACCCCCACGGGTTTCCCCGCCAGATCCTAAGTCTGGTGCGTCTGCCAATTCCGCCACTTTCGCATGGGCATGTCCTATAAGTTACCTCATCCATCTCGAACGCACTAGCGGTCGCTACATTGGCCGGCGCGCGTCAAATCGAAAAGCTCGCTCATTCGTCTCGATGACAACATCGCTGAAGCCAGCGGTTTCCAGCCTCGAGCCGAAGCTCTTGGGATCGACGGGAATCAGCGTGTCATGAATGTGGAATAACCGCATCCGCAGGCTTTGCCGGCTGTCAACTCCTGCAAAGACGCCACCGGGCTTGAGCACTCGACAGACCTCGCGCAGCAGTCGATCCTGCAGTGCGGGTGAGGGAACGTGATGGAGCATGTTGAAGGACAGGGCAGCGGAGAACCCGGCGTCTACAAACGGCATAGTAGTGGCATCGCCGCGAATCACCCGCACGTTGCCGCCCCCGAGGCGGGTGTGGAGTGAGGAAGCGAGAGCGGCATCGATCTCGATCGCAGTCAGCTGATGAGTGCGCGAGCGCAGCAGGTCTGTCGTGAGGCCTGGTCCGGGTCCAACTTCCAGGACTTCCCGACCGAGTTCGAGATTCTTCAGAACCCAGGGAAGGAGCTCGTCCGCAAGCCTTCTGCGCCAATAACCGGAGCGGCACATCCAGCGATGAATTCCATTCATACTAACTAATGTCTTCAAATGCGAATTTGCACCAGGCGAGGTCCTGCCGGCTGCGGAGGAGTCCAGCGGCTAGCACGCAGACGGCGAATGCCCAGGCGATTGCAGAGCATTCCCACGCGCATGGACGCGGTCACCAGGTGTTCGATTTTGAGTGGTCCCAGCACATGAATGTCTTTCAGCCAATGCAAGCCGATACTGACGGCGCAGCCACATTGATCGCAGTCCGGAGAGCCGCCAAAAATGCAGGGCTCAACCTGCGTCTTGAGATCAGCGGAGTAATTGGTGGACATCTGGGCGAATAGGCAGTCGCGCGGCGAGGCCGGAGGCTGCATCAGCGCGCGCCCGATTCCATCGTGCATAAGCAGCTTAGGATAACGGGGGCGCAGGCCGTCGAGGTCTTCTACCAGCTTGCGCCGCTGATGGGGGCTCAAGATCTCGGGAGTGCATTCACCAACCTGCGGCGTGTATACGCTCACCCAGATGCGGCCTACTTCGGGGCGGGCGTTCCAGAAGGCTACATACTCCTCGATGTACCCTTGCCGGGCCACCATAGGCGCCGTGACGGTCCAGTGAATATTCACTCTGCGCCCGTCGATGTTGCGCAGGATGCGATCGTAGGTTGCCGGCTTGCGGCGGAGATCATGATCCTCGCGGAGACCGTTGACCGAAACTGCTATGAGCAGCCGCGGGATATCCATCCATTCCATCGGGATCGGGGCGACGCCGCTTGTGACCACCATGGTCACCACCCCCATGCGGCTGAGCGCGGGAAGGATGGAGTTGAGCTCCTGCTTGCGCATCAGCGGCTCCCCGCCGACCAGGGAAACGTGAAGCGGGCGATGCTTGCGTACTAGTCCGATCACCCCTGCTACTAATTCGTCGCCACGCAGCTCGCTCAGTTCGCGGAGCGTGATCTCGCCTCCGAGATGCATATCGCCGTAGGCGTAGCAGCCAGGGCATTCCAGCGGACACTCGCGGGTGATCTCGATCGAGAGCATGGGGGCATGTCCCATGAGGATAGAGCCCCAGGCGGAAATCAGTTCAGCCTTGCGAATACCAGCCGAAGACTTCAGTTTTCGATTTTGCATTTTCAGCACTCAGCCAAAAGGTTGTTTGCTCAGCACAAGGGGTCGAAAGCTCGTACCATCCGAATCCGCGATTGGACAGATCAAATGACTGGACATCGCCACCGGAAAACTGGTGAGCCAGTCAGAGGCTGCGAATAAGAGAATCAGCGACGAAGAGGCAGCCGGTTTGCGAGCTCACGAAGGTTACGAGAGCTGCCCCAGCGTAAAGCGTCACAGCGCGACCTTTGAATTGCTGCGAATGGTTGTGTGCCAATAGCTACGAGTAAAACGAAAGCAAATAGGACAAGAAGCGACAGAAGAATGTCAGTCGCCGGAGGACTGGGTGTGGCAGGAGAAACCAGGATTGCCGCGAGCGCAAACAGGACGAGCAGAAAGAGCAACGACTTAACGTGGGTCCCCCACATCTTTCCGAAAATAGCTCAGGGACAGAGGACTGTCAAATCGCGCGATGGAACTTGCAAATCCATCGTGAGTGGATTTTGTGACAGCGAGTCATCGGAGCAGTCAGCCTGCCCGTGCGGAGGGTTAATCCGCACGGGCAGAATCTGAGTTATGGGCTCACCGTGGCAGTGAGAGAGTTTCCACTGGCGGGCGCGATCAAGCCATTACCAGCAGCCGGCACCGTAATCGTCGTCGAGCCCGTAGCCTGTGGAGTGAAGGTCAGAGCAGTGGACCCCGCGCCATTTGCAATGCTGGGACTGGCCGGTGTTATGGTGGCCACGCCGCCTGTCCCGAGTTGCACCTGGAAGGGAACCGTCAACCCACCGCGAATCGCCTCGGCAGTTACGAAGGCATGACTGGTGGGATCCAGTTGGTAAGACTGGGCTGTCAGTGTCCTCGTGTTCGGTATCTGGGACTTGGACACGGCAAAGTCTTGACCGATTCCATTGGGACTGGCGAGCACCAATCCGGATGGAGCGAAGCTCACCGCAAGCGTGCCGCTGGTCCAGCCCGTTGCCGTGGCCGTGATGGTTGCGTTTCCGGAATCGGTCAGCGACTGCACATAGACCGCCGGGAAGCCGCTGCCACCCTGGCCGCCGTTAGGCGGGATGTTAATCGCCAGGCTGGTTGTTCCTTGTTTGGTGGGATCTGTCGAGAACAAAACGTTCGCATTCGCGGGATTGGTGGTGATGGTTATGTTGAGTCCATTCGGCGTGGGCGCATTGGCGTTCAATGATCCCGAGGCTTGTACTTGCAGGTTCTTGCCGACAGTGGTTGTGGCCGCTGCTAACGTGATGGCGGGCAAGGTCACGGTAGCGTTGGTTGTCCCGCCGGTGGCGGCGCTGAAGTTGTTTGCCGCGCCCGGTCCGGAGACGGTTATGTTTGCAACGTCCACGCTCAGCACGGTGCTATCCGTGCCCGAGAGATTGGATTTCGGCACAAACGTGGCAGTGTTCTTGCTGGTATCCGGCCCCTGGAAAACGACAGGGCTGCCAGAGATCGTGCCCACGGACGTCTTGCTGCTCAGCAGCGGGACGTTTACGGTCAAGCCACCTCGAATCTGAGCTGGATTCCCCTGCGGATTGTTGGAGCCATCGAGGCGGAACGCCGCGACAGTTAGCGTGGTGGCGCTGGAGATGGTGGTGGTAGTCAAAGTGCTTCCATTCGGACCTGTCACAACAAATCCGGCAGGAGTGACCGCCACCTGATTGCATGTTGCGCACTGCGCCGGTGTTATTTGCGAATAGCCTGTCGCCGAGGAGCTCAGAGTGACCGCGCTGGAGGTGACGGCCACGCCTTGCACCACGATTTTAGAATTTGTACTGGTTGCGGTGTAGGTGATGGAGGAACTGCCGGCAGTTGCACCAGTGAGATCCGTGGAGAGCAGGACCTTACTAGGATCAGAGCTGGTGATCGTAACCTGTGTACCACCCGAAGGCGGCGGAACCTGCAATTGCACCGTGCCCTGAACCTGCAGGTTAGCTCCCACAGTCACCGGCAATACTGAGATCGTGGGAGCGGAGACGGTGGCGGTCAGAGAAGCGCCGGAGACAGGCGTCGAGTAACCGGCAGGCTGCGTGATGCTGAGCAGGCTGGTTCCGGACGCAACGGGGTTAAAGGTAACCGAGTTGATGCTGGTATTCGTGCCTCCAGCCACGGTTGGAGTTCCGGAGATGGTGCCAGTGGCAGTTGTCCCGCTCACGATCGGGACTGAGACATCGCCACCGCCGCGGACGGTACCCTTCGACACAAAGTTCAATTTGCTATCGAGCTGGGCTGCAGAAACTGTCAAGGGTGAAGGAGCAGCACCTTTGGCTGTAGTGAAATCCTGACCTTGGCCATTGGGGCTGTTCAGCACGAAGCCAGATGGGGTCAGGGTTACGTTGGCTGTGCCTGGATTGTAGCCGGAAGCGCTGATGGTGACCGGGACGATGCCGGAGGAGGCCAACGCCTGGATGTAGAAGCCCCCAATACCCTGGGTGCCTTGCCCGGCATTCACGGAGAGCTGAATGCTCGCCGAGCCGGCCGTTGTGGCACTGGTCGAGACCAGGAGCTTAGTCGGATCACCGCTTGTGACCGTGACTATGAGATTGCTCGGCGCTGGAACCTGGAGCGAAGCCGTCGCCAGGATTTCCAGATTCCCTCCCAGACTCAGATTCTGGAGGGCGGGCGGAATAATTATGTTGGCATTACTCCGGCCATTGCCGGAGAGCTGGACAGTAAGAGGATTGGCACCGGTCACGCTGTTGGTGATGTTTAAGGTGCCCTTTCGCGGACCGGTATCGCCGGGTTTAAAGGTTACGGTGAGGGTAGCGCTGGAACCCGCGTTCACGTTAATAGGCGCGGCAGGGCTCACTGAGAAATCAGAAGCCTGACCGCCGCTGATTGAGAGAGCAGAGATCGTGAGCGCGCTGGCGCCGGTGTTGCTGACTGTGACCGTAGCGGTGCTGCTATTGCCCAGCAGCGTGTCAGGGAAATTGACAGTGAGCGGGCTGGCGGAGATTGTCGTTGCCTGTCCAGTGCCGGTGAGTGCCACCTGATGTGGACTGCCGGGTGCGGTATCGTTGATCACGAATGACCCGGATTCGCTGGCGGCCGAGCTCGGGGAGAAGGTGAAATTGATGGTTGCCGACGCACCCGCTGCCAGCTTGCCAGGGAGAGCGTCCGGTTTGGTAAAGCCAAAGTCAGAGGCATTGTTACCCGTGAGCTGAAAGTCCTTCACAAACAGATCACCTGTGCCGGTGTTGGTGAGGGTCAGGCTCTGAGAGCAATTTGCAGTTGTGCCTACGAACGGGCTTCCGCAGTCGATGCTGGTGGGACTCAGGGTGAGGACGCCTGTGGTCGCGACAATCAGCACCGTGTTGGGCACACTGGTGAGGATGCTGTGGGAAACGATGAGCTGGGCTACATAGTTGCCGGCGACATCGGCGACGAATGTTGGCTTGGGATCAGTGGCGCTGCTCAGGCTGGCGTTGCTGCCGCTAGGCTTGGCTAGCAGCACCCAGGAGTAAGTCAGGCTTTGTCCCCCGGCGTCGGCGGAGTTGCTGCCATCGAGCTGTACGGTGGCACCCGGAGCCACAAACTGCCGGGGGCCGGCGTTGGCCACCGGCAGGACATCATCGGTGCTGATTTCAACCGTGGCCGGCGCGCTGTTCAGAGTCGTGGTGGTATCGGTGACGATCAGCTGCACGACGTACACTCCGGCCACGTCGGGCGTGAAGCTGGGATTCGCACTGAATCTTCCTGTCAGAGTGCCTGAGCTGACCGCGCTAGCGGCGGGCGCTGAGATCACGCTCCACGAAAAATTCAACTGATCAGAATTCGGCGCGGATGATCCGCTGCCATCCAGCTGCACTTTGTTGCCGACCGTGGCTACCTGGTTTAGGCCAGCATTGGCCGTGGGCGCAATCTGATTGGTGCTGATCGTGACCATGGCTGTCGAGTTGTTGCCTTTTCCGTCGTTCACCGTCACCTGGGCGAGATAAGGACCAGCAACATCGGCGGTAAACGTTGGGGTCACGCTGCCGGGATCAGAGAGTGCTGCTGCGCTGCCGGGGGCCGAGAGCGTCCAGGAATAGGTCAGCGGGTTCAGCGAAGTGTCGGTCGAGGGGCTGGCGTCGAGCTGCACTATGCTGCCCACTGAAACCAGTTGATTCGGATCGGCAGCAAGCGGAGGAACCAGCACCGTCGAGACCAACACCGCGGCGGAAGTCGTCGCACTGCCGTCGCTGACCGTCAGCTTGACGATGTAATCGCCGGCTTTGTCAGCCGTGAAAGTAGGATTGACGCATGAATCTGCAGAGCACGAGGCGGGATTCACCAGAGCAGCAGCGCTGCCCGAAGGGGTGCTCAGAAATGCCCATGTGTACGTAAGTGGCGAACCAGTCGGACTGGTGGAGGCGCTGCCATCCAAATGTACGGTGCTGCCGACCGTGACCAACTGATTGGGTCCGGCATTGGCGGTGGCAACCGGCGTTGGTGACGTCACGAAGAACGTGGCGGTGGAATTGTGGCCAGCGGTCGTGACCACGATATAGCGTGGTCCGGGTGCGGCAGATGAGCCGATGTTGACCGAGATAGTGGAACTGGTGGCGCTGCTAACGGTAACGGGAGCGAACGCAGCGTCGGCCGCGCCCGCGACGGTGATGCCGGGGCCAAAGCTGGCGGTGGTCTGGCCCTGCACGAAGTTGGTCTTGTTTCCCGTTATGGTCACGGTGAAAGCTTGTCCGTCCGCGGCATGCGTGTTCGGACTGATCGACACGCTCGCCGTCGGATCCTGAGTCGGAGTTGGCGTGGGTGTTGGCGTTGGTGTCGGCGTGGGGGTCGGCGAAGGCGACGAGGAACTGGAACTCGAGCCGCAGGAGATCAGTCCGCAAATAAGCACAAGAATCGCGAAGGCAGAAACCGAGCGCAGCAATGTGGTCTTCATAGACAGGGACCTCAGCGCCAGAGGCGTAGGAATTTGGACAGCTAATTTCACTTGCGATGCGGGGCCCTGAGAGAGAAAGAAGCTTCAGCCGTCTACGAAGTAGGCGCGAGGTTTACGGCTTGAGCCTGGAAAACGACCAACCGTAACGCTTGTGGTGCAATTTCCCGACCAAAATCAAAGTCTGAAAACACAGGGATTAGTTCATTCGGAGTAGTGGGAAACTGCAAGTGCCTGCACATGCAATGGAAGACTTGGTGAACTGTATTCATTGCTGTTCCCAATAGGGAAGGAGCAAGGGCGCCTAGCCCGCCGCCCGATCAGCCAATTCAGGGGAATTGCTGCATCGGTACAGGGAAATGACCGATCGGTAACCCTGGAGGGCCCCTGACACGACTGACGACGGCCAGTGTCCGGGTTTCTGCCGATTTGGCGTGACGAATAGCACTCGGCTTGTGACCAGCAGTGAGCAAAGCGCGGATGTCTCCGCTAACCGCATGGGCGATCCGGCGTCTAACCAGTCCGCACATGGGGGCAGTGTATTTGGTCACTCGTCAGGCCCCGATTTCACCTGCGAAGGAGCATTCGATGATTCAACGTCCAATTTCTGTCTTGCTGTTCGGGGTCCTGATGGCTGCCATGCTTTGCCAAGCACAGTCGGTGACTCTGGATATTCCGCGGCAAAGCCAACATGCGGTGGTTACGCAGCGCATCGGCATCACCGATATCACGATCAACTATCACCGGCCGCTAGCTGGAAGTCGCAAGATCTGGGGAGCGGTCGTGCCGTATGGCCAGGTATGGCGAGCCGGGGCCAATGAGAACACGACGATCTCGTTCAGCGATCCGGTCACGATTGAAGGCAAACCGCTCGACAAGGGGACCTACGGCTTGTTCATGATTCCTGCAGAGGACCAGTGGACGGTCATTTTGTCCAAGAACTCCACTTCGTGGGGAGCATTCACTTATAAGGAGGCGGAGGATGCGCTACGCGTCACCGTGAAGCCACAGAGCAGCGATCCGCAGAATGCTCTGGCCTACGACTTCGATCAAGTGAAGCCGGATTCGACGGTGATCACCATGCGCTGGGAGAAGGTGGCGGTGCCGTTCACCGTGGGCGTCAACGTCAACCAGATTGTCGCCGACAGCTTGCACAAGCAATTGCGCGGACTAGCGCAATATACGTGGGACGGCTGGAATGACGCCGGCACGTACCTGGTCATGAACAAGGGCGATCTCCAGGAAGCACTGAAGTATGAGGATCAGTCAATTCAGGTGGAAGAGCGCTTCGAGAATCTGTCGACCAAGGCGCGCGTACTCGATGCCTTGGGCCGAAAAGACGAAGCCAGAGCTACACTCGCCAAGGCGTTCGAAAAGGGGAGCCCGCTGCAGATCCACGGCTACGCGCGCCAGTTGCAGGGAGAAAATAAGCAGGATGAGGCATTCGCCATCTTCCGGTCGAACGCCCAGAAACATCCCGACCAATGGTTCACGCATGTCGGCTTAGCTCGCGTGTATAGCGGACAGGGGGATTTCAACAGTGCGGTGAAAGAGGTTGGGCTGGCGCTGAACACCGCTCCTGATCAACAGAAGGACTATCTAAAGAGCCTGATGAAACGCCTGGAAGCCAAGGACGATATTAATCGCTAATTGCAACCGATTGGCCACCTGGATTCGGCCGCCGGTCTCGGCGGCCGATCTTTTTGCATTGTAACTTCGAAGCAAACTCAGACTTTGGTCCCCACTGACTGGGGCGAATCCCGAAAAACTGTACATTGGGACCATCGCCATATGCGATTTTGTACCCCAGGCATACCCGGGCAATCCCCTTAATTGCACCACTTCGTCCCCACCGGATTACGTTCGTCCCGCTGATCACGATCGAGCCACTGGTCAGCATTCTCCGAAATCCTGGAACCAGAAATCCTTCCCCGGAGCAAGGGATTGCGGTTCTTGCAGTTCCAAGGCGCCGCGCTTGGTGCTGCAACTGCTGACATCCAGTGCAAACCTGCAACGCGTCCGGATCTGAGCAATTCCCGATTTAGCTGTTGCGTTGTGCGCAAGTTTTTGTGTGCGCGAGGTAGCAGTTTTGCCTTGATCCGGCGCTCGCAGAGCCAAATTCCGTATCGAGCGAGCAACGCCTCACTCGAGTGGGATCGGCGTGGAGATTTTCAGGAGGAAATAATGATGAAAGACCCTGTCAACGGCAGGCGATCTCGAAGTGGACTGAGATTCGTGGCCGCAACCATATCAATGTTGCTGCTGCTGTGCGCAGCGGCTCTGGCGCAATTTGAGAAGGGCACCATCTCCGGCACGGTCACGGACACATCCGGAGCAGTTGTCGTCGGCGCCAGCGTAACCGTTACCGCTCCAGGTACCAATGCGGTTCGGACGACTACTACCGACAGCCAGGGCAGCTATTCCGTCACCAATCTCTCCCCTGGCACTTATGACGTAAAGGTATCGCAAAAAGGATTTGGAGATGTTGTCGAGAAGTTCACCGTATCACCCGGTCTGCGCGGGAGCCTGGACATACAACTGCGAACTGCAGGCACGGAGACAACCGTAGAAGTGGTCGGCCAGACCGAAACCCAGGTCGACACCGAGAGCTCATCGCTCACTCAAGTCGTGGATAGCAAGCGAGTAGCGTCGCTGCCTTCGCTGACTCGCGATCCCTACGATTTCGTGCAGACGCTAGGCAATGTGAACCAGGACAGTGCCTCCGGGCTTGGAGGCAGAGATGAAATCGCGCGCGGGGCGGGAGTTTCGATCAATGGGCAGCGCTCCGCCGGGACTGACATTCTGCTGGACGGTGGGGAGAACGTAGATCTATTTACGACTAAAGTCGGCCAATCAGTTCCGCTTGATTCGGTGGAGCAGTTCAGCGTAACCAGCAGCAATTTTTCCGCCGAATATGGCCGCGCTTCTGGGGGCGTTATTAATGTTGCTACCAAATCGGGCACCAACGCCCTGCACGGCTCGCTTTACGAATTCAACCGGCTCTCCGCCCTGACCTCCAACGATTACGATGACAACGCGCGCGGAAACCCCCGGCAGCGTTACACGCGCAATCAATTCGGCTATTCGGTCGGCGGCCCGATCATCAAGAACAAGCTGTTCTTCTTCAGCAGCACGGAATGGCAGCGGG
The sequence above is drawn from the Terriglobales bacterium genome and encodes:
- a CDS encoding radical SAM protein, which encodes MQNRKLKSSAGIRKAELISAWGSILMGHAPMLSIEITRECPLECPGCYAYGDMHLGGEITLRELSELRGDELVAGVIGLVRKHRPLHVSLVGGEPLMRKQELNSILPALSRMGVVTMVVTSGVAPIPMEWMDIPRLLIAVSVNGLREDHDLRRKPATYDRILRNIDGRRVNIHWTVTAPMVARQGYIEEYVAFWNARPEVGRIWVSVYTPQVGECTPEILSPHQRRKLVEDLDGLRPRYPKLLMHDGIGRALMQPPASPRDCLFAQMSTNYSADLKTQVEPCIFGGSPDCDQCGCAVSIGLHWLKDIHVLGPLKIEHLVTASMRVGMLCNRLGIRRLRASRWTPPQPAGPRLVQIRI
- a CDS encoding class I SAM-dependent methyltransferase, whose translation is MNGIHRWMCRSGYWRRRLADELLPWVLKNLELGREVLEVGPGPGLTTDLLRSRTHQLTAIEIDAALASSLHTRLGGGNVRVIRGDATTMPFVDAGFSAALSFNMLHHVPSPALQDRLLREVCRVLKPGGVFAGVDSRQSLRMRLFHIHDTLIPVDPKSFGSRLETAGFSDVVIETNERAFRFDARRPM
- a CDS encoding DUF2911 domain-containing protein, translated to MIQRPISVLLFGVLMAAMLCQAQSVTLDIPRQSQHAVVTQRIGITDITINYHRPLAGSRKIWGAVVPYGQVWRAGANENTTISFSDPVTIEGKPLDKGTYGLFMIPAEDQWTVILSKNSTSWGAFTYKEAEDALRVTVKPQSSDPQNALAYDFDQVKPDSTVITMRWEKVAVPFTVGVNVNQIVADSLHKQLRGLAQYTWDGWNDAGTYLVMNKGDLQEALKYEDQSIQVEERFENLSTKARVLDALGRKDEARATLAKAFEKGSPLQIHGYARQLQGENKQDEAFAIFRSNAQKHPDQWFTHVGLARVYSGQGDFNSAVKEVGLALNTAPDQQKDYLKSLMKRLEAKDDINR
- a CDS encoding choice-of-anchor D domain-containing protein yields the protein MKTTLLRSVSAFAILVLICGLISCGSSSSSSSPSPTPTPTPTPTPTPTPTQDPTASVSISPNTHAADGQAFTVTITGNKTNFVQGQTTASFGPGITVAGAADAAFAPVTVSSATSSTISVNIGSSAAPGPRYIVVTTAGHNSTATFFVTSPTPVATANAGPNQLVTVGSTVHLDGSASTSPTGSPLTYTWAFLSTPSGSAAALVNPASCSADSCVNPTFTADKAGDYIVKLTVSDGSATTSAAVLVSTVLVPPLAADPNQLVSVGSIVQLDASPSTDTSLNPLTYSWTLSAPGSAAALSDPGSVTPTFTADVAGPYLAQVTVNDGKGNNSTAMVTISTNQIAPTANAGLNQVATVGNKVQLDGSGSSAPNSDQLNFSWSVISAPAASAVSSGTLTGRFSANPSFTPDVAGVYVVQLIVTDTTTTLNSAPATVEISTDDVLPVANAGPRQFVAPGATVQLDGSNSADAGGQSLTYSWVLLAKPSGSNASLSSATDPKPTFVADVAGNYVAQLIVSHSILTSVPNTVLIVATTGVLTLSPTSIDCGSPFVGTTANCSQSLTLTNTGTGDLFVKDFQLTGNNASDFGFTKPDALPGKLAAGASATINFTFSPSSAASESGSFVINDTAPGSPHQVALTGTGQATTISASPLTVNFPDTLLGNSSTATVTVSNTGASALTISALSISGGQASDFSVSPAAPINVNAGSSATLTVTFKPGDTGPRKGTLNITNSVTGANPLTVQLSGNGRSNANIIIPPALQNLSLGGNLEILATASLQVPAPSNLIVTVTSGDPTKLLVSTSATTAGSASIQLSVNAGQGTQGIGGFYIQALASSGIVPVTISASGYNPGTANVTLTPSGFVLNSPNGQGQDFTTAKGAAPSPLTVSAAQLDSKLNFVSKGTVRGGGDVSVPIVSGTTATGTISGTPTVAGGTNTSINSVTFNPVASGTSLLSITQPAGYSTPVSGASLTATVSAPTISVLPVTVGANLQVQGTVQLQVPPPSGGTQVTITSSDPSKVLLSTDLTGATAGSSSITYTATSTNSKIVVQGVAVTSSAVTLSSSATGYSQITPAQCATCNQVAVTPAGFVVTGPNGSTLTTTTISSATTLTVAAFRLDGSNNPQGNPAQIRGGLTVNVPLLSSKTSVGTISGSPVVFQGPDTSKNTATFVPKSNLSGTDSTVLSVDVANITVSGPGAANNFSAATGGTTNATVTLPAITLAAATTTVGKNLQVQASGSLNANAPTPNGLNITITTNPANANVLFSTDPTKQGTTSLAINIPPNGGQGGSGFPAVYVQSLTDSGNATITATATGWTSGTLAVSFAPSGLVLASPNGIGQDFAVSKSQIPNTRTLTAQSYQLDPTSHAFVTAEAIRGGLTVPFQVQLGTGGVATITPASPSIANGAGSTALTFTPQATGSTTITVPAAGNGLIAPASGNSLTATVSP